A genomic region of Dactylococcopsis salina PCC 8305 contains the following coding sequences:
- a CDS encoding putative toxin-antitoxin system toxin component, PIN family — MPKIVLDTNILISSLISKKSFPYLLYQGWRRKEFTLITSEEQLQELKQVLQYPKLRKFINQDEARILVSALQDFTVTVADLPEVNYSKDSDDNLIIATAIAGKADLIVTGDKGDLLILKTVENISIVTASDAVSIIGIEKTDTNLS; from the coding sequence GTGCCTAAAATCGTTCTTGATACTAACATTCTAATCTCGTCTCTTATTAGTAAAAAGAGTTTTCCTTATTTACTTTATCAAGGTTGGAGGAGAAAGGAATTTACTCTGATTACATCAGAAGAACAATTACAAGAACTCAAGCAAGTTTTGCAATATCCAAAATTGCGTAAATTTATTAACCAAGATGAAGCAAGAATTCTGGTTAGTGCCTTACAGGATTTTACTGTTACGGTTGCTGATTTGCCAGAAGTTAACTACTCGAAAGATTCAGATGATAATTTGATTATCGCAACTGCTATAGCGGGAAAAGCTGATTTAATTGTAACAGGTGATAAAGGAGATTTATTAATACTAAAAACTGTTGAAAATATCTCGATCGTCACTGCGTCAGATGCTGTTTCAATAATTGGTATTGAAAAAACGGATACCAATTTATCTTAA
- a CDS encoding ribbon-helix-helix domain-containing protein, translating to MARWSLVISDDIDRTVRGYLGTIGAEKGELSNLVEEAVRRYIFEETIDTVQERNLQYSQDEIMNVIDEAIRENRA from the coding sequence ATGGCTCGTTGGTCATTAGTTATTTCAGATGATATAGACCGTACAGTGAGAGGCTATCTCGGTACTATTGGCGCAGAAAAGGGAGAATTATCCAATTTAGTTGAAGAAGCGGTTAGGCGTTACATTTTTGAAGAAACCATTGATACTGTACAAGAACGTAATTTACAGTATTCTCAAGATGAAATTATGAATGTTATTGACGAAGCGATTAGAGAAAACCGTGCCTAA
- a CDS encoding CPBP family intramembrane glutamic endopeptidase — MTLKRFFLLLLTLLAVGKIVLSLGNSLSQPQIQARLELYQVNLSLHVTALESSAENSQLSSEALLGETPYADAEKKYKEILDFAESRRSDLKTQLQELSEDNLLSNSSSQTLAQVPDLSPQQQQITAQLQELNGFIGELNIKLGILQAKQDQVTTALNTWQALQDQFSTESRFQEIPRTAQVLGGLWEKPPQVLDSAETEIKNGLDGWFQDEALAKLYEIQEDQTALTTLQTQRQEKAEQALIKLGMVTGLPLIGGLIGFGLLLFFGTQWLIKGKESILATNQELKWETPWNWEITWQVLVVGFFFIGQFLLPLVIGISGINPTGWGIQGKALYVLATYVLMTTGGLTVLYFSIRTYFPLPEGWFNWKGNNWLLWGIGGYLVAIPLVVIVSIINQEIWQGQGGSNPLLFLAVQAQDTIALLIFFTTAAIAAPIFEEIIFRGFLLPSLTKYFPVWVSIALSSLLFSVAHLSLSEVLPLTVLGLVLGVVYTRSRNILASIVVHSLWNSGTLLSLYILGSGVN; from the coding sequence ATGACCCTGAAACGCTTTTTTTTACTCCTTCTCACCCTTCTTGCTGTGGGAAAAATTGTTTTATCTTTAGGAAATAGCCTCTCACAGCCACAAATTCAAGCGCGACTGGAATTGTATCAAGTTAATTTATCGCTTCATGTGACAGCGTTAGAATCGAGTGCTGAAAATAGTCAGTTGTCTTCAGAAGCATTACTTGGGGAAACTCCCTACGCTGACGCAGAAAAAAAGTATAAAGAAATTTTAGATTTTGCAGAAAGCCGACGCTCTGATTTAAAGACACAATTACAAGAGTTATCTGAAGATAATTTACTCAGTAATTCTTCCTCTCAAACTTTAGCACAAGTTCCTGATCTTTCTCCACAACAGCAACAAATTACAGCACAACTTCAAGAGTTAAACGGATTCATTGGTGAGTTAAATATTAAGCTCGGAATTTTACAAGCGAAACAAGATCAAGTTACCACTGCTTTAAATACTTGGCAAGCCTTACAGGATCAATTTTCTACAGAATCTAGATTCCAAGAAATCCCTAGAACAGCGCAAGTTTTAGGAGGATTATGGGAGAAACCACCACAAGTTTTAGACAGCGCAGAAACGGAAATTAAAAACGGATTAGATGGTTGGTTTCAAGATGAAGCATTGGCTAAATTATACGAAATCCAAGAAGATCAAACGGCTTTAACGACTCTTCAAACGCAGCGTCAAGAAAAAGCAGAACAAGCATTAATTAAGTTAGGAATGGTAACAGGTTTACCCTTAATTGGAGGGTTAATTGGGTTTGGGTTACTTCTTTTCTTCGGAACACAATGGTTGATCAAAGGGAAAGAGTCAATCCTAGCGACGAATCAAGAATTGAAATGGGAAACGCCTTGGAATTGGGAAATTACTTGGCAAGTTTTGGTTGTTGGTTTCTTCTTTATTGGTCAGTTTTTATTACCGTTGGTGATCGGAATTTCAGGAATTAATCCCACAGGATGGGGGATTCAAGGAAAGGCTTTATATGTTTTAGCAACCTATGTTTTAATGACAACGGGAGGGTTAACGGTACTTTATTTTTCCATTCGGACGTATTTTCCGTTACCAGAAGGTTGGTTTAATTGGAAGGGAAATAATTGGTTATTATGGGGAATTGGTGGCTATTTGGTGGCGATTCCTTTGGTGGTGATTGTCTCGATTATTAATCAGGAAATTTGGCAAGGACAAGGGGGAAGTAATCCGTTATTATTTTTAGCAGTACAAGCGCAAGATACGATCGCGCTGTTAATATTTTTTACGACGGCTGCGATCGCCGCGCCGATTTTTGAAGAGATTATTTTCCGAGGGTTTTTACTTCCTTCGCTGACAAAATATTTTCCAGTTTGGGTTTCGATCGCGCTTAGTAGTTTGTTATTTTCGGTAGCGCATTTGAGTTTATCAGAGGTGTTACCCCTGACAGTTTTAGGATTAGTTTTGGGTGTCGTTTACACGCGATCGAGAAACATTTTAGCTTCGATCGTTGTTCATAGTTTATGGAATAGTGGAACATTGCTGAGTTTATACATTCTCGGAAGTGGTGTTAACTAA
- a CDS encoding tetratricopeptide repeat protein, whose protein sequence is MFNSSIRVNQILVISLVFWLICLPAQATNSDLFTDAIERLHQGNHQEASLILDEILQENTQHLKAKKYRCFANLNLDQYEKAIEDCSEVIQQDSKQLQAYLWRGLAYYRRGNYQQAISNYNQILDQNVEHPQALYNRGLAKSSIGLLSSAITDYNQALQLSDRLNATEKAMIYNDRGIIYLQQQQYDQARKDFSQAIQFDKNDARSLYNLGCVCHYLGEHYTAIKHFTQSLDQAPNNPSAYINRGLAWHQLDYTASAIEDLKQGENLLKYQGKFQAAKEIHHLISQLESRQSSVSFLTRNI, encoded by the coding sequence ATGTTTAATTCTTCAATTCGTGTTAACCAAATTTTAGTTATCTCCCTCGTTTTTTGGTTGATTTGTTTGCCCGCGCAAGCCACTAATTCCGATTTATTTACAGATGCGATCGAGCGCCTTCATCAAGGAAATCATCAAGAAGCTAGTTTAATCTTGGATGAGATATTACAAGAAAATACTCAACACTTAAAAGCAAAAAAATATCGCTGTTTTGCGAATCTAAATTTAGACCAATATGAGAAGGCGATCGAAGATTGTTCGGAGGTAATTCAACAAGATTCTAAACAATTACAAGCCTATCTTTGGCGCGGTTTAGCTTATTATCGTCGTGGCAATTATCAGCAAGCAATTAGTAATTATAATCAAATTCTGGATCAAAATGTAGAACATCCACAAGCCTTGTATAATCGAGGTTTAGCAAAAAGCTCGATCGGGCTGTTATCCAGTGCCATTACCGATTATAACCAAGCGTTGCAACTTTCCGATCGTTTAAACGCCACAGAAAAAGCAATGATTTATAATGATCGAGGGATTATTTATTTACAACAACAGCAATATGATCAAGCAAGAAAAGACTTTTCTCAAGCGATTCAATTCGACAAAAATGATGCTCGATCGCTTTATAATCTCGGCTGTGTTTGTCATTATTTAGGGGAACATTACACAGCAATTAAACATTTTACTCAATCCTTAGATCAAGCCCCTAACAATCCCTCTGCTTATATTAATCGTGGTTTAGCCTGGCATCAACTTGATTATACCGCAAGCGCGATCGAAGACTTAAAACAAGGAGAAAATCTTTTGAAATATCAAGGAAAATTCCAAGCCGCCAAAGAAATACATCATCTAATTTCACAACTAGAATCAAGGCAAAGTAGCGTAAGTTTTCTTACCAGAAATATCTAA
- a CDS encoding ClpP family protease: protein MYKYLLNLTLPLLLLSLTNLPASQAQGQPERRVSQEPNQSLPINEDSSAERQAPTVTIKLLGEINNDTVGNLVNLLTQLSNQGIEDVLLVINSGGGKVKSGMMAYEYLKNLPINLHTHNIAMSSSAASWIYCAGDKRTASPNSYFTLHYSTTNPGRQYSHHQAETIYEDMKNDSNFIEEVTESCTNLSKAETVRALELETLYTASEAIDIGLAEEIGFPSEILGQSCYLYLIDQGNKVSFRDACP from the coding sequence ATGTACAAGTATTTACTAAATCTTACCCTCCCTTTATTGCTCTTGAGCTTAACTAATCTTCCTGCAAGTCAAGCGCAAGGTCAGCCCGAAAGAAGAGTATCACAAGAACCAAATCAAAGTTTACCGATTAATGAAGATTCTAGTGCCGAAAGACAAGCTCCCACTGTCACAATTAAGTTGTTAGGAGAAATCAACAATGATACTGTAGGCAATTTAGTCAATCTTCTTACTCAGCTGTCTAATCAAGGCATTGAAGATGTATTATTAGTGATTAACAGTGGTGGTGGAAAAGTTAAAAGTGGCATGATGGCTTATGAATATTTAAAGAATCTTCCTATCAACTTACATACCCATAATATAGCTATGAGCAGCTCCGCAGCTTCATGGATTTATTGTGCAGGTGATAAAAGAACGGCTTCTCCAAATTCTTATTTTACCCTTCATTATAGTACCACGAATCCTGGTAGGCAATACAGTCACCACCAAGCCGAAACAATCTATGAAGATATGAAAAACGACAGTAATTTTATTGAAGAAGTTACCGAATCATGTACAAACTTGAGTAAGGCTGAAACGGTTAGAGCTTTAGAGCTAGAAACCTTATATACAGCATCAGAAGCCATTGATATAGGATTGGCTGAAGAAATAGGGTTTCCCAGTGAAATACTAGGTCAAAGTTGTTATCTATATTTGATTGATCAGGGTAATAAAGTGAGCTTTAGAGATGCTTGTCCTTAA
- the thiL gene encoding thiamine-phosphate kinase produces MKPEANLTVAAIGEQGLLKILHQFCPSHLIGDDAAVINHRSDHSLVITTDVLVDGVHFSDGMAQPNVYTTSPEDVGWRAVAANLSDLAAMGATPFGITVGLSLPGTLPVSWVERLYQGLSSCLEQYQTVLWGGDVTRSSLLTISITAVGEVQPQQVIRRQDAKVGDVIFVTGDHGASRAGLELLLHPERQQELDTVSFQQLIKAHQRPQPRLDVPPILREILPEFRVGGMDSSDGLADAIIQIARSSGVGAKIDAEALPIPLAVRSWVSPEEARKWTLYGGEDFELVLTLPRHAAEQLQEKLGNSGKIIGEVSIEPEIKLSDSDLDLNQSFQHW; encoded by the coding sequence ATGAAACCAGAAGCTAATTTAACTGTAGCTGCGATCGGAGAACAAGGTCTGTTAAAAATACTACACCAGTTTTGTCCGTCGCATTTAATTGGAGATGACGCTGCTGTCATTAATCACAGGAGCGATCACTCCCTTGTCATCACTACTGATGTTTTAGTGGATGGTGTTCATTTTAGCGATGGCATGGCGCAACCGAATGTTTACACCACATCCCCCGAAGATGTGGGATGGCGAGCAGTGGCGGCGAATTTATCGGATTTAGCGGCAATGGGAGCAACCCCTTTCGGGATTACAGTGGGTTTAAGTCTCCCTGGCACGCTTCCTGTATCATGGGTAGAACGGCTCTATCAGGGATTAAGTAGTTGTTTAGAACAGTATCAAACGGTATTGTGGGGAGGAGATGTCACTCGCTCTTCTCTACTTACCATTTCCATAACCGCAGTGGGAGAAGTGCAGCCCCAGCAGGTGATTCGTCGTCAAGATGCAAAAGTTGGGGATGTGATTTTTGTGACGGGGGATCATGGTGCGTCTCGCGCTGGGTTGGAGTTATTATTGCACCCTGAACGTCAACAGGAATTAGATACGGTGAGTTTTCAGCAGTTGATTAAGGCTCACCAACGACCACAACCGCGTTTAGATGTTCCCCCGATTTTAAGGGAGATTTTGCCAGAATTTCGGGTGGGGGGAATGGATAGTAGTGATGGTTTGGCAGATGCAATTATTCAGATTGCTCGATCGAGCGGTGTCGGCGCAAAAATCGACGCTGAGGCGCTTCCGATTCCGTTGGCTGTCCGATCGTGGGTTTCTCCAGAAGAGGCGCGAAAATGGACGTTATACGGGGGAGAGGACTTTGAATTAGTTTTAACCCTCCCGCGTCACGCAGCGGAACAATTGCAGGAAAAATTGGGGAACTCAGGGAAAATTATCGGAGAAGTTTCGATCGAACCTGAGATTAAATTATCGGACTCTGATCTGGACTTAAACCAGAGTTTTCAGCATTGGTAG
- a CDS encoding peptidylprolyl isomerase — translation MLKPLKWLEPLFKTSIITLLLLSLSIGLSGAWWNFWGGSQEDKQPKRESVLAQGEAITDPTALLRYALPFENYPARKLQDSMEDIGFQLRGKRWGPINRDLKNANRMLTNKTEELLAGVPEQNREEAKALIPEIKKNINELREVVDQRNLEEIWRVRRDILEQLDDLEALFVEEFPFSIPEEYADLPRLKGRATVEVETSEGNLTVVVDGYSAPITAGNFVDLVDRGFYDGLEVNRVNDFAVQTGDPPGPEQGFINPETGEYRSIPLEILVQGDEKPVYGATLEEIGRYKAQPVLPFSANGAVAIARPSGDPNGGSSQFFFFKFDSELTPPGFNFMDGRYAIFGYAVQGDEILEDMQEGDKIISARVVKGIENLERPQASPRTANRDNETRS, via the coding sequence ATGTTGAAACCGTTAAAATGGCTAGAACCCCTGTTCAAAACCAGTATCATTACCCTGTTATTGCTGAGTCTTTCCATTGGACTCAGTGGCGCTTGGTGGAACTTCTGGGGGGGATCGCAAGAAGACAAACAACCGAAGCGAGAGAGTGTTCTCGCTCAAGGGGAGGCGATTACTGACCCTACTGCATTATTACGTTATGCCCTCCCTTTTGAAAACTATCCCGCGCGAAAGTTACAAGATAGCATGGAGGATATTGGCTTCCAACTGCGAGGGAAACGTTGGGGTCCGATTAATCGTGATTTGAAAAACGCGAATCGGATGTTAACGAATAAAACAGAGGAACTATTAGCTGGTGTTCCCGAACAAAATCGTGAGGAAGCTAAAGCCTTAATTCCAGAAATTAAGAAAAATATCAACGAATTACGGGAAGTAGTGGATCAACGGAATTTAGAGGAAATTTGGCGAGTTCGCCGTGATATCCTCGAACAACTGGACGATCTCGAAGCGTTGTTTGTGGAGGAGTTTCCGTTCTCCATTCCCGAAGAATATGCTGATTTACCACGATTAAAAGGACGAGCGACGGTTGAGGTAGAAACCAGCGAAGGGAATTTAACTGTGGTTGTGGATGGGTATAGCGCCCCGATTACGGCGGGAAATTTTGTGGATTTGGTCGATCGAGGCTTCTATGATGGATTAGAGGTGAACCGCGTTAATGATTTTGCGGTACAAACGGGTGATCCCCCAGGACCCGAACAAGGTTTTATCAATCCCGAAACAGGAGAATATCGTTCCATTCCTTTAGAAATTTTGGTACAAGGGGATGAAAAGCCTGTTTATGGCGCAACTCTCGAAGAAATCGGACGCTACAAAGCACAGCCAGTTTTGCCCTTTTCTGCCAATGGAGCAGTAGCGATCGCACGTCCGAGCGGTGATCCCAATGGCGGTTCTTCTCAGTTTTTCTTCTTTAAGTTCGATAGCGAACTGACTCCTCCAGGATTTAATTTCATGGATGGACGTTATGCCATATTTGGTTACGCTGTCCAAGGAGATGAAATTTTAGAAGATATGCAAGAGGGAGACAAAATCATCTCTGCTCGTGTGGTGAAGGGAATTGAAAACTTAGAACGTCCTCAAGCCTCCCCAAGAACTGCCAACCGCGACAATGAAACCAGAAGCTAA
- a CDS encoding histidine phosphatase family protein produces MTTKVVIVRHGQSTYNVEQIIQGRCDKSVLTEKGCEDAQKVGVVLRQLDVATFYCSPLQRAKQTAEIIQSCFDVTPSLEVSDLLQEVDLPLWEEMKKEEVVSRFPEEYDCWKNRPHDFKMTVDGKEHYPVLSLYEQAQTFWKNVISKHQGETIVIVAHNGINRCLISSAIGVPPALYHSIQQSNCGINVLNFKGEWGEPVELESLNQTSHLGSALPSPRQNKGIRLLLVRHGETDWNKESRFQGKMDIPLNENGRNQGRKAADFLKETSLDFAISSPMLRPKETAELILAHHAGVELEIKEPLLEISHGKWEGKLKPEIQKEYPELLRQWQETPELVQMPEGENLQEVWDRAVGCWQEIVAEKGESPDGIKTGIVVAHDAINKVILCALLGLSPSNFWNVKQGNGAVSVIDYPDGKDGAPVLQAINITSHLGIGIFDKTAAGAL; encoded by the coding sequence GTGACGACAAAGGTTGTAATCGTCCGTCATGGACAAAGTACCTATAATGTAGAACAGATCATTCAAGGGCGTTGTGATAAATCTGTTTTAACGGAGAAAGGTTGCGAAGACGCGCAGAAAGTGGGTGTCGTGTTGCGTCAGCTTGATGTAGCAACATTCTACTGTAGTCCTTTACAACGTGCCAAACAAACGGCGGAGATCATCCAGAGTTGTTTTGATGTTACTCCTTCTCTAGAAGTTTCTGATTTATTACAAGAAGTTGATCTTCCCCTGTGGGAAGAAATGAAAAAAGAGGAAGTGGTGAGTCGGTTTCCAGAGGAATATGATTGTTGGAAAAATCGCCCCCATGACTTTAAAATGACCGTTGATGGGAAAGAACATTATCCAGTTTTGTCTCTCTATGAACAAGCGCAAACCTTCTGGAAAAATGTGATTTCTAAACATCAAGGAGAAACGATCGTTATTGTTGCTCATAATGGCATTAATCGCTGTTTAATTAGTAGCGCGATCGGTGTTCCTCCTGCGCTTTATCATTCAATTCAACAGTCAAATTGTGGGATTAATGTTCTGAATTTTAAGGGAGAATGGGGCGAACCAGTGGAGTTAGAATCCCTCAATCAAACTTCTCATTTAGGTAGTGCGTTACCTTCTCCTCGTCAAAATAAAGGAATCCGTTTGTTATTAGTTCGTCATGGGGAAACCGATTGGAATAAAGAGTCTCGTTTTCAAGGGAAAATGGATATTCCTCTCAATGAAAATGGCAGAAATCAAGGACGAAAGGCGGCTGATTTTTTAAAAGAAACTTCTCTAGATTTTGCAATTTCTAGTCCGATGTTACGCCCGAAAGAAACAGCAGAATTAATTTTAGCGCATCATGCAGGAGTTGAGTTAGAAATTAAAGAGCCACTCTTAGAAATTAGTCATGGTAAATGGGAAGGAAAATTAAAGCCAGAAATTCAAAAGGAGTATCCTGAGTTATTAAGACAATGGCAAGAAACCCCCGAATTAGTACAAATGCCAGAAGGAGAAAATTTACAGGAAGTTTGGGATCGCGCTGTGGGATGTTGGCAAGAAATTGTTGCCGAAAAAGGAGAGTCTCCCGATGGCATTAAAACGGGAATTGTTGTCGCTCACGATGCGATTAATAAGGTGATTCTTTGTGCTTTGTTAGGACTTTCTCCGAGTAATTTTTGGAATGTTAAACAGGGGAATGGCGCGGTGAGTGTGATTGATTATCCTGATGGAAAAGATGGCGCTCCAGTCTTACAAGCGATTAATATTACCAGTCATCTGGGAATAGGAATTTTTGATAAAACTGCTGCGGGTGCGTTGTAA
- the glyS gene encoding glycine--tRNA ligase subunit beta → MVSYLLEVGTEELPADFVESSIEQWKTLIPNRLQEQFLTSETLAFYGTPRRLAVVITGLPEKQPDREEEVKGPPASAAFKDGEATKAAQGFAKKQGVAIEDLEIRPTDKGDFVFVKKTIIGRPTAEILQELTAQWIFGLEGKRFMRWGDGDLRFPRPIRWLVTLLDEQVLSVVLENGSETIASGNVSWGHRVLSPRQIPIPTPEQYVKTLEEAQIIVDPEQRKRSIAQQVQTEAKGKGGYAILDEDLLNEVTNLVEFPFVIIGKFDEEFLNLPPEVITTEMISHQRYFPVWTDETAQALLPYFITAANGDPEKADIITRGNERVIRARLADGQFFYNADLSQPLADYIPQLDTVTFQEKLGSVGEKVKRIENYAQWVCEQLARSDSEKQQIQRAAQLCKADLVTQMVGEFPELQGIMGEKYALASGEDRVVASAIAQHYLPKGVNDALPDQIIAQVVAIADRTDTLVSIFGLGMIPSGSSDPFALRRAANGIISIIWGYDLPLNLKTLLQQGVTDFINTFGKSEHTVNLLSQLQDFFLQRIRTLLAEKNIDYDLINAVLGENDPEYTERALTAVLDVQARAEFLQEIRNNQTLDAIYETVNRSTRLAAKGTLDKQTLDPRGLIDPNLFEQNSEKAFYEALIALLPKTEASREQRNYEQLVAGLVEIAPTVSRFFDGEESVLVMAENPAIQQNRLHLLGLLRNHGRILADFGQIVKN, encoded by the coding sequence ATGGTCAGTTACCTTTTAGAAGTTGGCACTGAAGAACTCCCTGCTGATTTTGTTGAAAGCTCGATCGAGCAGTGGAAAACCCTGATTCCCAACCGCTTACAAGAACAATTTTTAACTTCAGAAACCTTGGCGTTTTACGGAACACCGCGTCGTTTAGCGGTGGTGATTACGGGGCTACCCGAAAAACAGCCCGATCGAGAAGAGGAAGTAAAGGGACCGCCGGCGAGTGCTGCGTTTAAAGACGGAGAAGCAACGAAAGCAGCGCAAGGATTCGCTAAAAAACAAGGGGTGGCGATCGAAGACCTCGAAATTCGCCCCACAGACAAGGGAGACTTTGTTTTTGTCAAAAAAACCATTATTGGTCGTCCCACTGCCGAGATTTTGCAAGAATTAACCGCACAGTGGATTTTTGGACTAGAAGGAAAGCGCTTTATGCGTTGGGGAGATGGCGATTTGCGCTTCCCGCGTCCGATTCGCTGGTTAGTCACGCTGTTAGATGAACAGGTGTTATCTGTGGTTTTAGAAAATGGATCAGAGACGATTGCAAGTGGAAATGTTTCTTGGGGTCATCGGGTGTTGTCACCGCGCCAGATTCCGATTCCTACTCCCGAACAATATGTCAAAACCCTAGAAGAAGCACAAATTATTGTTGATCCTGAACAGAGAAAACGCTCGATCGCGCAACAAGTCCAAACCGAAGCCAAAGGGAAAGGAGGATATGCGATTCTCGATGAAGACTTACTCAACGAAGTCACCAACCTCGTAGAATTTCCGTTTGTCATCATCGGGAAATTTGACGAAGAATTTCTCAACCTTCCTCCCGAAGTCATCACCACCGAAATGATCTCTCATCAACGGTATTTTCCCGTTTGGACAGACGAAACCGCTCAAGCGCTTCTCCCCTACTTTATCACCGCCGCCAATGGTGATCCTGAAAAAGCAGACATCATCACCAGAGGAAATGAACGAGTGATTCGCGCTCGTTTAGCGGATGGTCAATTTTTCTACAATGCTGATTTAAGTCAACCCTTAGCAGATTATATCCCCCAACTGGATACCGTTACCTTCCAAGAAAAACTCGGATCAGTGGGAGAGAAAGTGAAACGGATTGAAAACTACGCGCAATGGGTATGTGAACAATTAGCGCGATCGGACTCCGAGAAACAGCAAATCCAACGCGCCGCCCAATTGTGTAAAGCAGACTTAGTAACGCAGATGGTGGGAGAATTTCCAGAATTACAAGGAATTATGGGGGAAAAATACGCCCTCGCCAGTGGTGAAGATAGAGTTGTCGCCAGCGCCATTGCTCAACATTATCTCCCAAAAGGGGTTAATGATGCTCTTCCTGATCAAATTATCGCCCAAGTCGTCGCCATTGCCGATCGAACCGATACTTTAGTCAGTATTTTTGGTTTAGGAATGATTCCCAGTGGTTCATCTGATCCCTTTGCTCTCCGTCGCGCCGCCAATGGTATCATCAGCATTATTTGGGGATATGATCTCCCCCTCAACCTCAAAACCCTTTTACAACAAGGAGTGACTGACTTTATCAACACCTTTGGGAAAAGCGAACATACCGTTAATCTCCTTTCCCAACTCCAAGACTTTTTCTTGCAACGGATACGCACCCTTTTAGCAGAGAAAAATATTGATTATGATCTGATCAACGCCGTTTTAGGGGAAAACGATCCAGAATATACCGAACGGGCGTTAACCGCTGTGTTAGACGTACAAGCAAGAGCGGAATTTTTGCAAGAAATACGAAATAATCAAACCTTAGATGCCATTTATGAAACCGTGAATCGTTCCACCCGTTTAGCCGCGAAAGGAACATTAGACAAGCAAACCCTTGATCCACGAGGATTGATTGATCCGAATTTGTTTGAGCAAAACTCAGAAAAAGCCTTCTATGAGGCTTTAATCGCCCTTTTACCGAAAACCGAAGCGAGTCGGGAACAACGCAACTATGAGCAATTAGTGGCGGGATTAGTCGAAATTGCGCCAACTGTTAGTCGTTTTTTCGATGGAGAAGAAAGTGTTTTAGTCATGGCGGAAAATCCTGCAATCCAACAAAATCGGTTACATTTGTTGGGATTATTGCGAAATCATGGGCGAATTTTGGCAGACTTCGGACAAATCGTCAAAAACTAA
- the petJ gene encoding cytochrome c6 PetJ, whose translation MKRIIASLLIVFSFFIASPVQASEEGGKIFQANCAVCHAQGTNRIMVNKTLKKDALARYNMDSKEAIVHQVTNGKRAMPAFRGRLNSSQIEAVAEYVLSQAEKGW comes from the coding sequence ATGAAAAGAATAATTGCATCTTTACTGATTGTTTTTTCCTTTTTTATCGCTTCTCCAGTACAAGCATCAGAAGAAGGCGGAAAAATTTTTCAAGCCAACTGTGCGGTTTGTCATGCTCAGGGAACTAACCGTATTATGGTAAATAAGACCCTGAAAAAAGACGCATTAGCTCGATATAATATGGATTCAAAAGAAGCCATTGTTCACCAAGTAACGAATGGAAAACGAGCCATGCCAGCGTTTCGAGGACGCTTAAATTCATCTCAAATTGAAGCAGTTGCGGAGTATGTTTTAAGCCAAGCTGAAAAAGGTTGGTAA